The window TACCGGTTTTACCCCAACCATATCTCAATTTCATGTCAGACACAATTGGCAAAGCCTCAGCCACTGCTGCTTCATCCGATAATCTCCATCCTAAACTAAATGCAGGGAATGTTGCATTTCTGGATGCAGCCAAAAATCTAGAAGACCCATCATTTCTCAAAATAAACTGAACGAGATATTTACCATCGTAAGAATAGTTCAGCTTACCGAACTGGGAATAAAGTCGATAATCACTCTCTACTCTACCAAAGTTGGTAGCTGTATTGGGATCTCCTAAGTCTAGATAGGAAATAATAGGGTTGGTTTCGAAAGCAAACCTTTGTCTGGAAGCCCCAAAAATTTCACCAAACTCTTTAATCGACTCTAAACCCAAATATGCATCAAATGCATGTACATCATTGAAGGTTTTGGTATAACTTACCGTATTGGTCCATACCCATTGGTAAGAATACGAATTTTCGGCAGTAGAACTATTGACAAAATTGCCCTCCACATATTCAGGCTGTGGTCTACCTATATAACGAGCCCTTCTATTGTTAGCGTCCACACCAAAACTTGATCTAACATTGATATTATCTGTGATATCAATCTGGGCATAAATATTTCCAAACACCCTCAATTCTAGATTCCTATTGTCTTTGGCTCTTTCCAAGAATGCCACTGGATTATAATTATTACCCAAATTGGCCCCTCTACTTCCCGCGAAGTTGCCCATGATGTCATATACAGGCAAAAGTGGGTGTTGAAGCGAGGAACTAAATACTGCATTTTGCTCTTCATTGTTACCTCTTGACCCATTACCAAAACCACCTTTTCTATTACCGACTGTTACGGAAAGGTTTTCTCCAATCGTTAATCTATTTTTAAGTGTTTTAAACTCAGTATTGGCCCTTAGAGAATATCGGTCATATCCTATATTATTTATTACCCCGTCTTGACTGAAATAATTCAAGGACAAGGCATACCTACCATTTTCCGTTCCTCCATTGGCTGTCACTTGATAACTCTGTATAGGCGCAGATCTTGTGGTCTCAGCCCACCAATCTGTATCAGAGGCCCTGGTAATGGGATAAATATTTCCCGGCTCTAATGCATATAAACTTGGATCAACTCCCGGATCTCCCTCCATGGCTCCGCTTGGGAACACATAATCAGGAATACTTACTTCACCATTTGGCCCCCACGAATACTGCCCATGCGTGGGCGTACTTCCCGGGTTACCATAGATATTGGCCAAATAAAGATACTCACCTAATTCTTCTGCATTCAAAGGGTCCGGACCTCTATCGGAAGTTTGCATACCATAATAGGCATTGAAAGAAACACTAGGCTTCCCTACTTTACCTCTCTTTGTAGTGATGATGATCACACCGTTCGCAGCCCTTGAACCATAAATTGATGCAGCTGAGGCATCTTTAAGAATTTGAATTGATTCAATATCATTGGGGTTTAAATTCCCCTGACTTTGTGTGGGTACACCATCTATTACATACAAAGGGTCATTGTTGTTAATTGTTCCAAACCCCCTAATACGAACTGTAGCTCCACCTCCCGGTGTTGCATCGTTAATAATGGTCACACCTGCTGCCCTACCCTGTAACTGTTGGGCAAAGGTTGTGGCAGGAATAGCTAGTAATTCTTCAGAATCGACTGAAGTAACGGCGCCGGTAATCTCTCTACGAGATTGGGAGCCGTAACCTGTTACAACCACTTCATCCAAACCACTTAAACCTTGTTCTAAAGATACATCGACGGTAGTCCTACTGCCAACGATTTCCTCCACATTATTAAACCCCAAAAATGAAAACACCAAGGTGGATTCTTGATTGGCTACTGAAATTGTATAATTTCCATCTAGGTCTGTTACAGTACCATTTGATGTGCCTTTGACTAATACGGCTGCACCGGGAAGGGGATCCCCTAGGTCATCCGTGACTGTACCCGAAACCTCTATCTGTGCCAAGGCAAAGCCCGTACTCACAAACAAAGACAACAGCACCAAACTGCATAACTTGTAAATTTTTAACATAAGTAAATTTTAGGTTTAGTATAAATTAATTGATATAAATTAAGAGCACACTGTATAAACAAGGCTCAAACGATTTAACCGATTAAGGCCAACATTGTTTAACTTATAAAGTATTTTCCTTTGAAAAATAAAGCGGATACCAGCTCTCTGAATGCAAGCTGGTTCCTAGAAATTCTAAAGGACTAACTGAGGCAATTGGTAGTACTGGCATAATGGGTTATATTTATCTGTTAATAATTATCTATTATGAAAAATACTTACAAAAAAAATAATTAATCAAACGACTTAAGCAATAATATGATTTTTTAATTTAAGGAAAAAAAAATTGAGAGAATTATTTGAAATTGATTTAAATCTGCAAATAGATCACTAAATCAAATCGAATACCATATCAATAAAACTTTTTCACTAAAAAACATTACTATTCCCTTTTATTAAAATTTAAAAACAACACTAAATTTTGTTTAAAATGGTTAAACCAAATTTACCTTTAAAAAAAAGTATATTAATTATATATTTCAAACCAACCAATTACAACATTTTTTTACGTTAATTAAAAAAGCGATAACTTGATCTTATATTTAATTATTTCAACTAATATTACTAATGTTAAATAAAACTTTTATAGATGATATTTAATTTTAACATAGAAAAAATTTACGGTAAGGTAAACGTAAATAAAATTTTATTGATTGAGTCAAATTTAAAATTTATTGGGTTCCTAACCTGAACACTTTCCTTTGTTTCATTTATTTTAGTCTATCAAGCAAGGGATTCTATAATAGGTTTTCAACTGACAACAAAATTCACCCTTATTGGTTGTCATAAGTCTCCTTTCACCTAGGCAACAAAACGCATTTACTTCTGTATAAAAAGCAACCTGCAAAAGTTACAACTGCCACAATCAAAAATCTATTTTTTACTAAAGTAAAAACTTTATATTTACCAAATAATCACACATCCCGCACCAATAAACCCAATTTTCAAGAAATTGTTAAGACATTTCTCATATTGTTTAAACCCCTCTACCTTGATTAAGGTGTGGATAGTCTTTTTCACGATAACAGGCTGCAACACCCAAGAGAAAAATGAACCCTCACCTGCCCTTTCACCTCAAGAAGCACTTAAAAAATTTGAATTTAATGAAGATCTCACCGTCCAGCTTGTGGCAGCTGAACCCTTAATTGAAGACCCTGTTTTTACAAGTTTTGATGAAGAGGGAAGGCTTTGGGTAGTTGAGATGCGAGGTTTTATGAATACCATAGACGGGCATAATGAACAAGCACCAAATGGCAGGATTTCAATCTTGGAAGATAAAAATGGTGACGGGGAAATGGACAAAAAAACCATTTATCTAGATAGCCTAATCTTACCCAGAGCACTTGCCATTGTAAGCAACGGTGCCCTGGTGGCGGAAAATATGGCGCTTTGGTGGACACAAGACCTGGATGGTGATTTAGTAGCAGATACCAAAGTATTGGTAGACCCTGATTATGCAGGAAGCAATTTACCCGAACATGCCGGTAACGGTTTATTGAGAGGAATTGACAATTGGTATTATAATGCAAAATCTCGGTTTCGTTACAAACTTAAAGATCAAAGATGGATCAAAGACAGCACCGAATTTCGTGGTCAATGGGGGATTAGCCAGGATAATTATGGCAGGCTGTATTACAATTACAATTGGTCTCCTTTGCATGCAGATCTAGTTCCCCCTAACTATTTTAATAGAAACCTTAACCATAGCAGTACCTCAGGGATCGATCAAGGTCTTACCTCAGATCGAGAAATTTTTCCGGTCAGAGAAAATTTAGCGATCAACAGAGGTTATATTCCCGGAACACTGGATAAAAGAAACAGACTAAAGGAATTCACATCAGCATGTTCTCCTTTTTACTATAGAGGTGACGGGCTACCATCACAATATTCAGAAAACGTCTTTATCTGTGAACCTTCCGGAAATTTGATTAAAAGGAATGGCATCAAGGATAATGAGATCTTTATCCAAACCAGCTCACCTGATCAAGGCCGGTCAGTGATTGCTTCACGAGATGAGCGCTTTAGACCTGTTAGTTTGACTTCAGGCCCTGATGGCGCCTTGTATATTACCGACATGTACCGTGGCCTGATCCAACATGCCGCCTATATCTCCTCCTATTTAAAAGCAATCACAATTAATAGAAAGCTTGAATTGCCGACACATTATGGCAGAATATGGCGATTAACCGAAAAAAACCAAGGAAACAGATCCGTGCAAAAACTATCTGAACTAAAACACCATGAACTAGTTCAAAAGCTGAAACATCCAAACGGCTGGCACAGGGATATGGCACAAAGGCTGTTGGTAGAAAAAAAAGACAAAAACACAGTAAAAATATTAGAAGAACTTGCCTTAGATAACAAGTATCCATTGGCTCAAATCCATGCTTTGTGGACTTTAGAAGGGATGGGAAAATTAGATGCTAAGGTGATCATTTCCCTTTTGGAGATAGATAATTCTAAAAACCCTCAAGTTACCATCCATGCCCTACGCCTTGCAGAACAGTTTTCTTCAGAAAATTCAGTTTACAAAGAGGTTCTAGAAAATAGCCTGTTTAAAATAGTAAGGAGTAAAAATTCGGCAATAAGCCTCCAATTGGTCTTGAGTTCAGGCAATTTTTCTCCAAAGTTTAATTTTAAGGTGCTCTTGGTTGTTTTGGAACCAATGATTGATGAGCCTATATTTAGGGATGCGGCCCTCAGTAGTTTGTATGATCATGAATTTTCTTTTTTGCAGTTACTATTGGAACAAAAAACATGGCAAAACGAAGGGAGCTCAAGAGCTATTTTTATCGAAATGCTGGCTACAGCCATCTGCAACAAATATGAGCCATCGGAAATGCGAAAATTGGTAAAAATCTTAGATAATAGCCCGCCCTCTCAAGACTGGAAATCATTGGCTATCTTTAGAGGGATGACAGTCGCTTCTTCTCATCATAAAAGTCCCCTCATTCGACTTCCCAAAGCGCCCCTATTCACAACCACTACTGAATTTGAAAAAAGTGATTTAAACATCAACCAATTAAATCAATTGTTTGACTGGCCTGGTAAAAATAATAAAGTAGACAGTCTTAAAGCCAGCTTCAACTTGTCAAATAGCGAAAAAATATCCTTTGCTAAAGGAAGACAGCTCTATGTTAGTACTTGTGCAGGTTGTCACGGAGAAGATGGTGAAGGCGTAAATAGAATGGGTCCACCATTAAACAATTCTGAGTGGGTTACAGGATCTGAAAAGCGACTTGCCATGATTTTAATCCATGGGTTAGAAGGGCCATTAACGGTCAATGGAGTCCAATACCAAAGCCCTGAAATTTTGCCCATAATGCCTTCCATGGCTAGTCTAGACAATGGCAGAATAGCAAATATCCTTACTTATATCAGGAATGAATGGAATAATAATGCACCGGCTGTAAAGAGTGGTACAGTTGCAGAATTAAGACTTTCAACCCAAGGCCGGGTCTTGCCATGGAAACCGGAAGACCTTTTAAAATATGAGCCACCGGTAAACCCGCTGAACAAACCTTAAAAATCATGAAGGCAAACACCGTACATACAACAGTCCCTAATTATTCAAGTGAGCGTCGCAATTTCATAAAAACTGCAAGCGTGGGGTTATTGGCCATGAGCATCCCTGGCTTTCCTAATATTTTCGAGAGGGAAAAATTGGGTATTGTCGTTCATTCTTATGGAAAAAGATGGCATTCTTCTTATCAAAGTAGCCTTTACCCGGGCTTTAAAAATGCCAGTGAATTGCTAAACCATTGCCATAAAATCGGTGCAGGAGGAATCCAGGTTGGAGTTAAAGATTGGTCAACTGATTTCTCCAAAAAAATAAGAGATCAAAGAGAAAAGTTCGGCATGTACCTTGAAGGTTCCATTGGAATGCCTAGAAAAGAAATTGATCTATTGGGTTTTGAGAAGCAACTCATCTTGGCGAAGGAGGCCGGTGTTAAGGTTTTGAGAACCGTAAGTTTAGGACCTAGAAGATATGAAGCGCTTCATACAGAAGAAGATTTTATAGCGTTCAAAACCGAAGCCACAAGGATGCTAGCAAAAGTTGCCCCTATTTTAAGCAAACATAAAATCAAATTGGCGATTGAAAATCACAAAGATTGGCGCTCCGATGAATTGGTCCACTTGGTGAAAAATATATCAAGTGAATGGATTGGAGTTACCTTGGACTTTGGAAATAGCATTGCTTTAATGGAGCTACCTGAACATACACTCCAACTTTTGGCTCCCTATGTTTTCACTACGCATGTCAAAGACATGGCAGTGGCTCCCTACGAAAAAGGATTTCTATTGTCTGAAGTACCATTAGGGAAAGGTTGCTTAGCACTAAAACAGATTGTAGACACTTGCAAAAAGCACAACCCATCAATCACTTTTAATCTCGAGATGATTACAAGAAACCCGCTACAAATTCCTTGCTTGACACCTGATTATTGGACCACACTCCAGCAGGTGACAGCCTCCGAATTGGCAAAAATGCTAACTTGGGTAAATTCTAGAAAAGAAAGGCTTCCATATATCAATGCTTTAGAACCTGAAGCATTATTAGCCAAAGAGGAATACAATGTACGGACTTCATTGTCATACAGTAATGAAAATTTTAACCTATAAATTGAATATTATGTTAGACAGCTTACCAGGAATTAAATTATTTGATCTCAGTAAAAAAACAGCCATTGTCACTGGAGGATCTAAAGGTTTAGGCCTTGCCATGGCGGCAGGGCTTGCCTCTGCCGGAGCAAATCTATTAATTGTGAATAGAAATGAAAAAGACGGCTTTATTATAGCTGAAAAGATTGCGAAAACCTATGGTGTAAAAGCGCTGGCTTTTGCTGCTGACATTTCCAAAGAGGAACAAACCGATGCAATGGCCGCTTTTGCCATGGAAAATTTTGGCAGCATTGATATTTTGATAAACAGTGCCGGTATAAACATTAGAGGGGCGATTGATGAGGTAAGCTTGGAGGATTTTAACAAAGTAATGGAAGTAAATGTCACTGGTTCTTGGCTTTGTAGCCGCTCCGTTATCCCCCATATGAAAGCTCAAAAATCAGGAAAAATAATAAATTTAGCCAGTACTTTGGGTCTTGTAGGTTTGGCCAATCGGACGCCTTACACTTCAAGTAAAGGTGCTGTGGTCCAAATGACCCGTGCATTGGGGATTGAGTTGGCACCATTTGATATTAAGGTTAATGCCATCTGCCCGGGGCCATTTCTCACAGAAATGAATATCCCTGTTGCCGATGATCCTGCTACCAAGGAGTTTATTATTGGTGCCACAGCCTTGGGAAGATGGGGAGAACTCAAAGAAATTCAAGGGGCCGCAATTTTCTTAGCAAGTGAAGCAGCCAATTATATGACGGGATCTCTCCTTACCGTAGACGGTGGTTGGACAGCTAAATAGCGTTTAAAAAAAACTTTCGAATACTTATGCCAATAGAGAAGCCATAAGGAATATAATTACCATAGAAGTAATAGACAGAATAAGGGTACCTAAGCTGTGGGATTGGTAGCCTTGCTTGATATTCATTCCGGATAATTGGGTCATGGCCCAAAAAAAGCTATCATTGGCATGGGAGACGGCGATGGCCCCAGCCCCTGTAGCCAAGACTGTAAATACGCGCATTACCTCAGAATCCAAACCCAAGGTGGGCATTAAAGGAACCATTATAGATGCTGTCGTCACCAAAGCTACAGTTGAGGAACCCTGGGCAGATTTCAAGGCAAAGGCCATAGCAAAAGGAAGGAATAAACTCCAATGGCCAGTACTCATCAATCCACTAATCTGATCAGCAATTCCTGAATTTTGTAGCATTTTACCAAAAACTCCACCAGCACCTGTGATGAGTATCACAGGTGCCCCTATCAATAATGCTTCACCAAACCAACCCGAAGAAGACAATATCTTTTTGTCCAACTTTTCCGGCAAACTAAAGGCCAAAAATGCACCTAAAAGTAAGGCAATTATTGGGTTCCCAATAAATAAAATAAGGGCAGTTAGGTGGTTTTCCCCAAAGGGTTTGGTAGGATAAGCTGCAATCGAGGACAAAATTATTAACAACAATGGGATTACAATTGGCATAAAAGACTTGCCCAGTGATGGGCTTTTCCCGGAATAACCTAATTTATCCACCTTAGCAAAGGCCGGTTCTAAATGAATATTTGAGACCCAATACTTACAAAAATAGTAACAGGGTATCAATCCCAAAGCACTGATAATCGCACCAAATAAAATTATTCGCCCTAAATCTGCCTCCAAGATACCTGCCGCAGCTATAGGTCCTGGAGTGGGTGGAACCAATGAATGCGTGGCAGTTATCCCCAACGTTAAGGCAACTGTTGTAGCAGCATAAGGCAATTTCCCTTTAAAGGAAAGTGATTTATTGATTGGGTTCAACATGATAAAAGCACTGTCGCCAAACACAGGAATTGAAGAAATGTATCCGGTAATCATCATCCCAAGCATCACTGATTTTTCGCCTACCCAAGACAGTACCTTTTTTGCAATAACAAAAGCACCTCCGGATTTTTCAAGAAAAGTCCCTATAATTACTCCAAAAAGGATCAGTAGACCTATTCTTCCCAAGACACCTCCAAACCCCTCGGTAATTGAGCTAATAATCAGTGCATTGGGCATACCTGCCAATAACCCATATAATATGGCCCCGGTGAATAAAGCGAGAAAAGGATGAATTTCAAATTTAATGATCGCGACTACGACAATGACCAACACCAATAGAATCAAAATAAAGATTAACATACAGCAATATTTGGGTTTATTTTACCTACCAAATAAAGCATTTTTATCTATATTTTAACTGAATTTATATATTTTTATAAAATATTATTCCATTGCATAATCATAAAACTCAATTAATGCATCCTTTTTATGGATTGAATTTTAACCGGGTTTACAAGGTATTGATCCACTTCCTCTTCTGATTGGATTTCTTTTACCAGCTCCATCCCCTTTGTAACCTTTCCAAATGCTGCAAATCCATAACCATCCGGATTTCTCTTTCCATTATGGTCCAATTCAGGCTGTGCATTTATACAAATAAAAAAGGAACTTTGGGCACTATTAGGTCCTAATCTAGCCATAGAAATGGTTCCATCAACATGCTTAATTCCTGTTTTTTGGCTTGTTTCTATTGGTATTGGAGCTAATAATAAACTATCAGGCACATTTCCTCCTTGAATCACTTCTATCCTAATCTCTCTATCCGCTTCGTTTTCCGGGGTACAAACCCTAAAAAAGCTAGAATTGGTATAAAGTTCTTTCTCCACGTAGACTCGGAAATTCTCTACAGTTATTGGGGCTTGCTCCGGATATACAACAAGCTCAATTTCACCAATTTCTGTCTCTATTAAGTACTTCTCAATTTCCTGTGCAAGTATTGAGCTGCTTAATAATACAAGCAGAGTACAATTGAATAATTTATTCATGTTTTTTTATTTCTAGTTAGAATACGAATTCTATTACAAAATACAATTAGTAAAATTACTAAGAACGCATTATTCCAAAAATAATATTGGAGAATTTGACCCTAACTTTTCTTATTTTCTTACCCAATTTATTTAATTCCAGATATTTTCACGTTCCATCAAGTGTATACATAGCATTCAAATCATTCCTACCTCCAAATGTAGTTGGATACTAAGTTTTACTAAAAAAAATTAGTTATCTTTAACAAGTGTAAAATAAAAATCTTAATCTGCCATGAAACAAGAGGATTTGATTAAAACATGTGAAAAATGTTTTAATAATTGGTTTACAAAAATTAGAAATTTACACTTAAAAGGGATAGTTCGGGCATCAGGCAATATTTATTGTGCAACCGAGGTTCAAACCTTTGAAAGCAGTGACCATTTTATTATTGAGTTAGCTGGCTCTCAGCCAATTATTTCTTTCAAACCGATTAAAGCTTTTAAAAAAACTATAAAAGTAAAAAACTCAACTAACCATCTAATAGGTGGTTTGGAAATTAAGGATATAAACAAAAAAAAAGCATTATTATCTATAGAAAAATGTAGAAAGATGCATTATATACAATGCGATTTTTTTTCAGGAATTAACTCTAATTTTTATAAAGATTTAGGTTTGGGTGGTGGAAAAGAAGAGATATATGAAATTCCATTTTTTATTGATTCAGAAAGCAATTATATATTATTGGACAACTGTAAAATGAGTTATCATTTTAATGATTTGAAATATTTCTATAGAGTGATCTCTTTTGCTTTGTTCATAAAAAAAAATACAAAAAAAGAGGCCCTCGCCAGATTCTTAATTTCAACATTTGATAACCAGCTTAAAAGCCAATATCCCGCTTTCATGGGGGTCTTTATAGATACTAAACCAAACCTTCGGTTCCGGCAAGAACTATTAAGTCTAGCCAATCAACCAGTACATGAAACAAGAATAGATGACTTTATTAATC of the Cyclobacterium marinum DSM 745 genome contains:
- a CDS encoding peptidylprolyl isomerase, producing MNKLFNCTLLVLLSSSILAQEIEKYLIETEIGEIELVVYPEQAPITVENFRVYVEKELYTNSSFFRVCTPENEADREIRIEVIQGGNVPDSLLLAPIPIETSQKTGIKHVDGTISMARLGPNSAQSSFFICINAQPELDHNGKRNPDGYGFAAFGKVTKGMELVKEIQSEEEVDQYLVNPVKIQSIKRMH
- a CDS encoding sugar phosphate isomerase/epimerase family protein yields the protein MKANTVHTTVPNYSSERRNFIKTASVGLLAMSIPGFPNIFEREKLGIVVHSYGKRWHSSYQSSLYPGFKNASELLNHCHKIGAGGIQVGVKDWSTDFSKKIRDQREKFGMYLEGSIGMPRKEIDLLGFEKQLILAKEAGVKVLRTVSLGPRRYEALHTEEDFIAFKTEATRMLAKVAPILSKHKIKLAIENHKDWRSDELVHLVKNISSEWIGVTLDFGNSIALMELPEHTLQLLAPYVFTTHVKDMAVAPYEKGFLLSEVPLGKGCLALKQIVDTCKKHNPSITFNLEMITRNPLQIPCLTPDYWTTLQQVTASELAKMLTWVNSRKERLPYINALEPEALLAKEEYNVRTSLSYSNENFNL
- a CDS encoding GntP family permease, which produces MLIFILILLVLVIVVVAIIKFEIHPFLALFTGAILYGLLAGMPNALIISSITEGFGGVLGRIGLLILFGVIIGTFLEKSGGAFVIAKKVLSWVGEKSVMLGMMITGYISSIPVFGDSAFIMLNPINKSLSFKGKLPYAATTVALTLGITATHSLVPPTPGPIAAAGILEADLGRIILFGAIISALGLIPCYYFCKYWVSNIHLEPAFAKVDKLGYSGKSPSLGKSFMPIVIPLLLIILSSIAAYPTKPFGENHLTALILFIGNPIIALLLGAFLAFSLPEKLDKKILSSSGWFGEALLIGAPVILITGAGGVFGKMLQNSGIADQISGLMSTGHWSLFLPFAMAFALKSAQGSSTVALVTTASIMVPLMPTLGLDSEVMRVFTVLATGAGAIAVSHANDSFFWAMTQLSGMNIKQGYQSHSLGTLILSITSMVIIFLMASLLA
- a CDS encoding DUF7133 domain-containing protein — translated: MWIVFFTITGCNTQEKNEPSPALSPQEALKKFEFNEDLTVQLVAAEPLIEDPVFTSFDEEGRLWVVEMRGFMNTIDGHNEQAPNGRISILEDKNGDGEMDKKTIYLDSLILPRALAIVSNGALVAENMALWWTQDLDGDLVADTKVLVDPDYAGSNLPEHAGNGLLRGIDNWYYNAKSRFRYKLKDQRWIKDSTEFRGQWGISQDNYGRLYYNYNWSPLHADLVPPNYFNRNLNHSSTSGIDQGLTSDREIFPVRENLAINRGYIPGTLDKRNRLKEFTSACSPFYYRGDGLPSQYSENVFICEPSGNLIKRNGIKDNEIFIQTSSPDQGRSVIASRDERFRPVSLTSGPDGALYITDMYRGLIQHAAYISSYLKAITINRKLELPTHYGRIWRLTEKNQGNRSVQKLSELKHHELVQKLKHPNGWHRDMAQRLLVEKKDKNTVKILEELALDNKYPLAQIHALWTLEGMGKLDAKVIISLLEIDNSKNPQVTIHALRLAEQFSSENSVYKEVLENSLFKIVRSKNSAISLQLVLSSGNFSPKFNFKVLLVVLEPMIDEPIFRDAALSSLYDHEFSFLQLLLEQKTWQNEGSSRAIFIEMLATAICNKYEPSEMRKLVKILDNSPPSQDWKSLAIFRGMTVASSHHKSPLIRLPKAPLFTTTTEFEKSDLNINQLNQLFDWPGKNNKVDSLKASFNLSNSEKISFAKGRQLYVSTCAGCHGEDGEGVNRMGPPLNNSEWVTGSEKRLAMILIHGLEGPLTVNGVQYQSPEILPIMPSMASLDNGRIANILTYIRNEWNNNAPAVKSGTVAELRLSTQGRVLPWKPEDLLKYEPPVNPLNKP
- a CDS encoding SDR family NAD(P)-dependent oxidoreductase, yielding MLDSLPGIKLFDLSKKTAIVTGGSKGLGLAMAAGLASAGANLLIVNRNEKDGFIIAEKIAKTYGVKALAFAADISKEEQTDAMAAFAMENFGSIDILINSAGINIRGAIDEVSLEDFNKVMEVNVTGSWLCSRSVIPHMKAQKSGKIINLASTLGLVGLANRTPYTSSKGAVVQMTRALGIELAPFDIKVNAICPGPFLTEMNIPVADDPATKEFIIGATALGRWGELKEIQGAAIFLASEAANYMTGSLLTVDGGWTAK
- a CDS encoding SusC/RagA family TonB-linked outer membrane protein, producing the protein MLKIYKLCSLVLLSLFVSTGFALAQIEVSGTVTDDLGDPLPGAAVLVKGTSNGTVTDLDGNYTISVANQESTLVFSFLGFNNVEEIVGSRTTVDVSLEQGLSGLDEVVVTGYGSQSRREITGAVTSVDSEELLAIPATTFAQQLQGRAAGVTIINDATPGGGATVRIRGFGTINNNDPLYVIDGVPTQSQGNLNPNDIESIQILKDASAASIYGSRAANGVIIITTKRGKVGKPSVSFNAYYGMQTSDRGPDPLNAEELGEYLYLANIYGNPGSTPTHGQYSWGPNGEVSIPDYVFPSGAMEGDPGVDPSLYALEPGNIYPITRASDTDWWAETTRSAPIQSYQVTANGGTENGRYALSLNYFSQDGVINNIGYDRYSLRANTEFKTLKNRLTIGENLSVTVGNRKGGFGNGSRGNNEEQNAVFSSSLQHPLLPVYDIMGNFAGSRGANLGNNYNPVAFLERAKDNRNLELRVFGNIYAQIDITDNINVRSSFGVDANNRRARYIGRPQPEYVEGNFVNSSTAENSYSYQWVWTNTVSYTKTFNDVHAFDAYLGLESIKEFGEIFGASRQRFAFETNPIISYLDLGDPNTATNFGRVESDYRLYSQFGKLNYSYDGKYLVQFILRNDGSSRFLAASRNATFPAFSLGWRLSDEAAVAEALPIVSDMKLRYGWGKTGNQLIGDYNAYTTYRSNIFNAGYPIDGSTTTPSLGFDAQRFGNPNARWETTTSNNIGLDIELMDGKYFFELDLWNRVTSDMLFQTPINYGHGDATAPFFNVGQMTNKGIDLNLGLDDTAMGGELSYGVSANFSMYRNNVDNLAENEDNVLFGTSTRVPSVTITQSGYPISSFFGYNNLGIFQTQEEVDAHPAYGNYNAVGKFKVQDVNEDGVITDADRTIIGNPHPDFVYGINLNLGYKNWDLAIFGNGSVGNDIFNYINYWTDFNTFQGNKSKTALYDAWQPSNPTGTFPIMDINDQVSSRPSSYFVEDGSYFRMRNVQLTYNLSEALLNNIGMSRASIYFQGQNLFTITKYTGTNPEIQTGSNNTVGFDGGYMPISRNLILGVNVTF